From Megalops cyprinoides isolate fMegCyp1 chromosome 18, fMegCyp1.pri, whole genome shotgun sequence, one genomic window encodes:
- the LOC118793525 gene encoding butyrophilin subfamily 1 member A1-like, translating into MKGDGSEYLCLILLLLHQTSVSRPEKFKVVGPSDPVDALAGEDVVLPCYLKPSISAEDMHVEWTRLQSAETLVHLYQRRVNKNENQIPSYRGRTALFPEELKKGNASLRLTGVRGSDDGQYKCFIQSDLWYDDASLLVEVIAVGTDPVISMEGYREGGIGLLCESKGWHPEPELIWLDSEGHSLPAGPTETLRDSMALFIVRRSVIVQEGDTNRFTCRVQQQQLNQEKEAEFHIPGEMFYRARFWKVAFAVCFTLGVPALIGLAVLIHRYVKLRRKKDQLFQELEFESAHRYAVDVTLDPDTAHPNLILSEDGKQVRHGDTPQKLPDTPKRFDTALSVLGKEGFSSGRFYYEVQVGEKTEWTVGVAKESINRKGSVALNSEDGCWSIWLWRGTEYWALDGPSVLLPLREKPRTVGVYVDYEGGQVSFYNVEARSHIYSFTGYTFTEKLYPYFCPWYNDNGKNSAPLIISSVSHTV; encoded by the exons ATGAAGGGCGATGGGTCGGAGTATCTGTGTTTaatcctcctgctcctccaccagACCTCTGTCTCCAGACCAG AAAAGTTCAAGGTTGTTGGTCCATCTGATCCTGTTGATGCTTTAGCTGGTGAAGACGTTGTTCTGCCCTGTTACCTCAAACCCAGCATCAGCGCTGAGGACATGCATGTGGAGTGGACCAGGCTTCAGTCCGCAGAAACACTGGTGCATCTTTATCAACGGCgagtgaataaaaatgagaatcAGATCCCATCTTACAGAGGAAGGACAGCACTGTtcccagaggagctgaagaaagGCAACGCTTCACTAAGACTGACAGGAGTACGAGGCTCTGATGATGGACAGTATAAATGCTTCATTCAGTCTGATCTGTGGTATGACGATGCTTCACTTCTAGTAGAAGTAATAG CTGTAGGGACTGATCCAGTGATCTCCATGGAGGGATACAGAGAAGGGGGGATCGGCCTGCTGTGTGAATCTAAAGGCTGGCATCCTGAGCCTGAACTCATCTGGCTGGACAGTGAGGGACACAGTCTCCCTGCTGGACCTACAGAGACACTCAGAGACAGCATGGCCCTCTTCATCGTGAGACGAAGTGTCATCGTACAGGAGGGAGACACTAACAGGTTCACCTGTCGagttcaacagcagcagctcaatcaggagaaggaggcagagttTCACATCCCTG GTGAGATGTTCTATCGTGCTCGTTTCTGGAAGGTGGCCTTCGCTGTGTGTTTCACTCTGGGAGTTCCTGCTCTAATAGGACTTGCTGTTTTAATCCATCGCTATGTGAAACTGCGCAGAAAGAAAG ATCAGCTTTTCCAAGAGCTGG AGTTTGAAAGTGCTCATAGAtatgcag TGGATGTGACTCTGGACCCTGATACAGCTCATCCCAATCTCATCCTGTCTGAGGATGGGAAACAAGTGAGACATGGAGACACACCACAGAAACTCCCTGACACTCCAAAGAGGTTTGATACTGCGCTCAGTGTCCTGGGAAAGGAGGGTTTCTCCTCAGGGAGATTTTACTATGAGGTGCAGGTTGGGGAGAAGACTGAGTGGACTGTAGGAGTGGCCAAAGAGTCTATCAACAGGAAGGGAAGTGTTGCACTGAACTCTGAGGATGGATGCTGGAGCATATGGCTGTGGAGAGGGACTGAGTACTGGGCTCTGGATggtccctctgtcctcctccccctGAGAGAGAAGCCCAGGACAGTGGGGGTGTATGTGGATTATGAGGGGGGTCAGGTCTCCTTTTACAATGTGGAGGCCAGGTCTCATATCTACTCCTTCACTGGTTACACCTTCACTGAGAAACTCTATCCATACTTCTGCCCCTGGTACAATGACAATGGTAAAAACTCAGCCCCACTGATCATCTCTTCTGTCAGTCACACTGTCTGA
- the LOC118793526 gene encoding E3 ubiquitin-protein ligase TRIM39-like, translating to MNSNLQREKEEEFSRLQEQKEEKEEEISRLLKQKEEKEEEISRLLKQKEEKEEEFSRLQKQKEEKEEAFSRLQATYSSEICFSNYTNKTVDVTLDPETVSPNLILSEDVKQVRYGDKQNVPDNPKRFDAPCVLGKEGFSSGRFYYEVQVGEKPEWALGVAKESINRKGKITLSPGNGYWTIWLRNGTEYSANPSPPVPLPLREKPRTVGVYVDYEGGQVSFYNVEARSHIYSFTGYTFSDKLLPYFWPGIKDVRVNIPLIIIFPVSRRD from the exons ATGAACTCTA acctgcagagagagaaggaggaggagttcTCCCGACTGCaggaacagaaagaggagaaggaggaggagatctCCCGACTGCTGAaacagaaggaggagaaggaggaggagataTCCCGACTGCTGAaacagaaggaggagaaggaggaggagttcTCCCGACTGcagaaacagaaggaggagaaggaggaggcgTTCTCCCGACTGCAGGCCACATACAGCAGTGAGATTTGCTTCTCCAATTACACCAATAAGACAG TGGATGTGACTCTAGATCCCGAAACTGTGAGTCCAAATCTCATCCTGTCTGAGGATGTGAAGCAAGTGAGATATGGAGATAAACAGAATGTTCCTGATAACCCAAAGAGGTTTGATGCTCCATGCGTCCTGGGAAAGGAGGGTTTCTCCTCAGGGAGATTTTACTATGAGGTGCAAGTTGGGGAGAAGCCTGAGTGGGCTTTAGGAGTGGCCAAAGAGTCTatcaacaggaaggggaagatTACACTGAGCCCTGGGAATGGATACTGGACCATATGGCTGAGGAATGGGACTGAGTACAGTGCcaacccctctccccctgtccccctccccctgagAGAGAAGCCCAGGACAGTGGGGGTGTATGTAGATTATGAGGGGGGTCAGGTCTCCTTTTACAATGTAGAGGCCAGGTCTCATATCTACTCCTTCACTGGTTACACCTTCAGTGACAAACTTCTTCCATACTTCTGGCCTGGTATCAAAGATGTTCGAGTAAATATACCCttaatcattatttttcctgtcagtCGCAGAGACTGA